Within the Bradyrhizobium cosmicum genome, the region CTCGATTTCGCGCAGCTACAGCATGCGCTCCGGAATGTTCGGCCGAAGCACGGCGGTTCATGCCGTTGACGGCGTGTCGCTCACGATCCCCAAGGGCGAGACGCTTGGTCTCGTCGGCGAGTCCGGTTCGGGCAAATCCACCACGGGCCGCATCGTGCTCGGGCTGGAGCCACCGGACCGCGGCGACGTCGGGTTCGAGGGCAAGCCGATGGCCGCGCCGGGAACGCCTGCGTGGCGCGCGCAACGCGCGCGCATGCAGATGATCTTTCAGGACCCGCTGGGCGCGCTGGATCGGCGATTGCCGGTCGCGGCGCAGATCCGCGAGCCCTTGGACATTCACGGCCTCGGGACATCGGATGAGCGCGAGGAGCGCGTCCGGGAGCTGCTGCGCGCGGTCGAACTGACGCCGGGCCATGGCGTCCGCTATCCCGGCGCGCTGTCCGGAGGGCAGCGCCAGCGCGTCGTGCTGGCGCGGGCGCTGGCGACAAAGCCCGATTTCCTGGTCTGCGACGAGCCGGTCAGCGCGCTCGACGTCTCGATCCAGGCTCAGGTGGTGAACCTGCTTTGCGATCTGCAGGCGCAATTATCGCTAACGCTGCTGTTCATCAGCCACGATCTGCGCGTCGTCCGGCAGATCAGCAATATCGTCGCCGTGATGTATCTCGGCTGCATCGTCGAGATCGGCAACGCCGACGATCTGTTCGCACGGCCGGAGCATCCGTACACGCAAGCACTGGTCTCGGCCTCGCCGGCACCGGGCCGCCGCAGCGCGGGCCGCATCGTGCTGGCGGGCGATCCGCCGAACCCGGCCGCGCGCCCGAAAGGCTGCGCCTTTCATCCACGCTGCCCGCGCGCGATCGCGCGTTGCGCGACGGAGACGCCGGCCCTCGCAGTCGTCGGCGGCGACCGCCAGGTGGCCTGCCATCTCGTGACGGGGCCGCAGGCCGAGACGCGGGACGCGGCGTGATGGGACGCTATTTCGCCATTCGCATCGGACGCGCGGCCCTGACGATCGTGCTCGTCGTCACCTTCGCCTTTGTCGTGCTTCGGCTCTCCGGCGATCCCGCGCTGATGATCCTGGGACCGGAAGCGCCGCCGGAAGTGATCGCGGCCTTCCGCAAGGCCTGGGGTCTCGATGATCCCATCTGGTTCCAGTATCTCGACTACTTCCACGCCATCGCGCAAGGCGAACTCGGTCGCTCCATGCGTGACGGCAGGCCCGCGATCCAACTCGTGCTGGAGCGGATCCCTGCGACGCTGGCGCTGACGCTGCCGGCTTTCTTCTTCAAGGTGGCGCTCGGCGTTCCCGCCGGCATCTATGCCGCGCTGCATCGCGGCTCGGGAATCGACCGCGCCGTGATGATGACCGCGGTCGCCGGCTTCACTGTGCCGAGCTTCGTGCTGGCGCTGCTGCTCGTTCTCGTTTTCGCCGTGCAACTCGGCTGGCTGCCCTCGGGCGGACAGGACAGCTGGCGCCACGCCATCCTGCCGATCGTGACGCTCAGCCTCGGTGGCGCCGCGGTGCTGGCGCGGTTCACCCGCAGCGCCATGCTGGAGGTGCTCGGCCAGCCCTATATCCGCACCGCCTCGGCCAAGGGCGTGCCGTGGCGCAAGGTGGTGACGTCGCACGCGCTGCCGAACGCGGCCATCCCGACCGTCACCATTCTCGGCTTCATGGTGGGGTCGCTGATCGCGGGCGCGGTCGTGGTCGAGAGCGTGTTTTCATGGCCCGGGGTAGGGCGCCTGCTCGTCGTCGCCGTCGCCAACCGCGACCTTGCCGTGGTGCAATGCATCTTGCTGCTGGTGGCGATGACCATGGTCACGTCCAACCTGATCGTCGATTTCCTCTACGGCTTCCTCGATCCGCGGCTGCGTGCCAAAGGAGCGCACGCATGACCGACGCGACGCTGAAGGACGCATACGTTCGCCGGTTCAGACTCCCGGCGATTCCCGTGTCGGTCGCGCTTGCGGTCGCCTGGATCGTCGCCA harbors:
- a CDS encoding ABC transporter ATP-binding protein, with the protein product MNVPLVEVRSISRSYSMRSGMFGRSTAVHAVDGVSLTIPKGETLGLVGESGSGKSTTGRIVLGLEPPDRGDVGFEGKPMAAPGTPAWRAQRARMQMIFQDPLGALDRRLPVAAQIREPLDIHGLGTSDEREERVRELLRAVELTPGHGVRYPGALSGGQRQRVVLARALATKPDFLVCDEPVSALDVSIQAQVVNLLCDLQAQLSLTLLFISHDLRVVRQISNIVAVMYLGCIVEIGNADDLFARPEHPYTQALVSASPAPGRRSAGRIVLAGDPPNPAARPKGCAFHPRCPRAIARCATETPALAVVGGDRQVACHLVTGPQAETRDAA
- a CDS encoding ABC transporter permease, which translates into the protein MGRYFAIRIGRAALTIVLVVTFAFVVLRLSGDPALMILGPEAPPEVIAAFRKAWGLDDPIWFQYLDYFHAIAQGELGRSMRDGRPAIQLVLERIPATLALTLPAFFFKVALGVPAGIYAALHRGSGIDRAVMMTAVAGFTVPSFVLALLLVLVFAVQLGWLPSGGQDSWRHAILPIVTLSLGGAAVLARFTRSAMLEVLGQPYIRTASAKGVPWRKVVTSHALPNAAIPTVTILGFMVGSLIAGAVVVESVFSWPGVGRLLVVAVANRDLAVVQCILLLVAMTMVTSNLIVDFLYGFLDPRLRAKGAHA